A single genomic interval of Bradyrhizobium sp. AZCC 1693 harbors:
- a CDS encoding MerR family transcriptional regulator has translation MDKAPDAFRTISEVAEELDIPQHVLRFWETRFAQIKPMKRSGGRRYYRPDDVDLLKGIRRLLYGEGYTIRGVQRILKEHGIKSVQGLADQTSAVTFGAVEEAIGLSLQEPEEGETRTVDADDEDYETEEKEIDYRFADTDEDGILLPFAKGKPGPSDADRERLERVLQDLVACRQLLDTALKDG, from the coding sequence TTGGACAAAGCGCCGGATGCGTTCCGTACCATCAGCGAAGTCGCTGAAGAGCTCGACATTCCCCAGCACGTGCTGCGGTTTTGGGAGACGCGGTTCGCCCAAATCAAGCCGATGAAGCGAAGCGGCGGGCGGCGCTATTACCGCCCCGACGATGTCGACCTGCTCAAGGGCATCCGCCGGCTACTGTACGGCGAGGGCTACACCATCCGCGGCGTGCAGCGGATCCTCAAAGAGCACGGCATCAAATCGGTGCAAGGTCTTGCCGACCAGACTTCCGCCGTCACCTTCGGCGCGGTCGAGGAGGCGATCGGTCTCAGCCTGCAGGAGCCGGAGGAGGGCGAGACCCGGACCGTCGATGCCGACGACGAGGATTACGAGACCGAAGAGAAAGAAATCGACTACCGCTTTGCCGATACCGACGAGGACGGCATTTTGCTGCCGTTCGCCAAGGGCAAGCCCGGACCCTCCGACGCAGACCGCGAACGATTGGAACGGGTGCTGCAGGACCTGGTCGCCTGCCGGCAATTGCTGGACACCGCCCTGAAGGACGGCTGA
- a CDS encoding acyltransferase family protein → MTSPPLAPTDGAPIVSSFDPRLESLRGLAALMVCVHHGMRVFADNASLVAMDALLFAFNSAAAVIFFFVLSGYLLGRALERDGAFVAYLVRRLFRLLPPFVVVVLFTFACERLFRIEPVPSGLMPGFQRMFWPQPTWDALWDNLLLRSATVNGPTWTLLVELLGALMLPFVVAAHVRIGPRWRWALFIATTTLLAISPYHTLLWFYFGYFLAKEVGVLLTEWRQLAAVTFVVGLIGLEMAGTNSEFYTIGIVIPSAIAAALMIGAVAASRELLQWTMVAPLRFLGRISYSLYLVHWPIFYVCALLAIICRPIVPTHTWGNLVVTVTSAIVAIGLAALSYRFVEAPSIRAGKSVSHVLARTWTRIGRPQAEAAEAAAGPGRSSEAFKGDIAKEIVAKIRKPIASCGRMGQQTETLGNQ, encoded by the coding sequence ATGACTTCCCCACCGCTCGCACCGACGGACGGCGCACCGATCGTTTCCTCGTTCGACCCGCGGCTCGAAAGCCTGCGTGGCCTCGCGGCGCTGATGGTGTGCGTGCACCACGGGATGAGGGTGTTCGCCGACAATGCGAGTCTTGTTGCCATGGACGCGCTGCTGTTTGCCTTCAATTCGGCGGCGGCGGTAATCTTCTTTTTCGTGCTGAGCGGTTACCTGCTCGGCCGCGCGTTGGAGCGCGACGGCGCATTCGTGGCCTATCTGGTACGACGGCTGTTCCGGTTGCTCCCGCCCTTCGTGGTCGTGGTGCTGTTCACTTTCGCCTGCGAGCGGCTCTTCCGTATCGAGCCCGTCCCGTCCGGCTTGATGCCGGGCTTCCAGCGCATGTTCTGGCCGCAGCCGACCTGGGATGCGCTGTGGGACAACCTGCTGCTCAGGTCGGCCACGGTGAACGGTCCGACATGGACGCTCCTTGTGGAACTGCTGGGCGCCCTGATGCTGCCATTTGTGGTTGCCGCGCACGTCAGAATCGGGCCGCGGTGGCGCTGGGCGCTGTTCATCGCGACCACGACGCTGCTCGCGATCAGCCCTTACCACACGCTGTTGTGGTTCTATTTCGGCTATTTTCTCGCCAAGGAGGTTGGAGTGTTGCTGACGGAATGGCGGCAGCTTGCCGCAGTCACGTTCGTCGTCGGCCTGATCGGCCTCGAGATGGCCGGCACCAATTCCGAATTCTATACGATCGGCATCGTCATCCCGTCAGCGATCGCAGCGGCGCTCATGATCGGCGCGGTGGCGGCATCGCGCGAGCTGCTGCAGTGGACGATGGTTGCGCCGCTGCGGTTCCTCGGACGAATCTCGTACAGCCTCTATTTGGTGCACTGGCCGATCTTCTACGTCTGCGCCTTACTCGCTATAATTTGCCGCCCGATCGTGCCGACCCATACCTGGGGGAATCTGGTCGTGACGGTGACGTCCGCGATCGTCGCGATCGGCCTCGCCGCGCTGTCATATCGATTTGTCGAAGCGCCGTCGATCAGAGCGGGCAAGTCGGTGTCGCATGTCCTGGCGCGGACATGGACGAGGATTGGGCGACCGCAAGCCGAGGCGGCTGAAGCGGCGGCCGGGCCTGGCAGGTCAAGCGAGGCCTTTAAGGGCGACATTGCGAAGGAGATCGTCGCCAAGATACGGAAGCCCATCGCCTCATGCGGACGAATGGGCCAGCAAACAGAAACTTTAGGGAATCAGTAG